CGTCAGCAGCGGCGAGGTAACCCGCCAGGCAACAGTCCTTGCCGCCACTCCACGAGATAAACACCTTACGCATAATACCACACCTCCACAAAAATAATCCGTTTATTCATGTACCTCTCTCAGATGAGAAGTATCATTGAGCAGGCTAACAACCACCCGCTGCGGATAGGTCTCAATGATGCTCAGCGAAGCGTTGTCCACCCGGAACTTACGCCAGTGTAGCTGGTCGATTCCCATCAAATGGCAGAACAGGACTCGCAGCGGGCCGCCATGAGCGACAATAAGAACCGTCTGCGACGGTTCATGCTTCTCCAGCTTGTCCAGAAAGGTAATTGTCCGGGCAATAAACTGCTCAAAGGTCTCGCCGCCAGGGAAGTTAATCTGCTGCAGGTTAAACTCGCTAATCGATTCCGCAAGCGCCGGGTAACGGTCTTTAATCTGCTGAAACGTCAACCCCTCAACCTCC
This region of Dehalococcoidales bacterium genomic DNA includes:
- a CDS encoding histidine phosphatase family protein — its product is MVRLLLVRHGISEYNSARRFAGYSDVEMSAAGYEQVKRLRDRLAVEKIDAVYSSDLRRAQETAQVISTGCDTDIISCPELREVNYGEVEGLTFQQIKDRYPALAESISEFNLQQINFPGGETFEQFIARTITFLDKLEKHEPSQTVLIVAHGGPLRVLFCHLMGIDQLHWRKFRVDNASLSIIETYPQRVVVSLLNDTSHLREVHE